The window AGTGCAAAAAAAATAATCTTACTCTACAAATTCACATGACACAGCTACATGTATAGTATCAAATCAAAATTCTGAAACAAAATACTGCTTCTCCAGTCAACAAGAACCATTCCGATGACAAGATCACACGAGTCTATGAGTGCTCCGAGTCACCTCCACTCCAGAAGCTCCTTTAATCGCCCGCCTCAGTCACCTGGCCGAAAACAATGGATAGATTACTGAGCCCCTCCGCCACGTGCCTCAACCGCCCGCCACCTCCTCTCCACACGTGTCCCGGCGCGAGCCAACCTCGCGCGTACTTAACCACTCGCCGTGACCGCTTCCTCCTCATCACGCTCGGGAGAATTCACCAGACGCGCGAGAACCTCCGATCGAAGCAATAATCGAGCCGAGTTAGGATCCATAACCCATCATCCATGGAGACCGCCACCGCCACCCAGGGCCAAGGCCTCACCCGCCGCGCCGTCGGGGACGCGGACGCCACGCCGGCGCGGATGCCCGGTTCCGGCGCTCGCGCAACCAGCCGGGACCCGAAGAGGAAGCTGGGCCGCGCCAAGCGGGGCCTCAGGTCGCTCGCGGCCGCCGTGACGGTCTCGGCCGCGCTCACCGCGGCCGCCTTCTACGCCTCCGGCGCCGGCTCGTCGTCGGGGACGACCAAGGCGCCGTCGGCCGCAATGGTGGCCATCGCGCGGGCAGGGTCGGTGGCGGCGGAGGCCGTGATGGCGCTGGCGGCGTGGATGGTGTGGGCGGAGGGCGGGCTCCACGGGCGGCCCGGCGCGACGCTGGCGCCGTTCGCGGCGCAGCTCCTGGCGGCCGCGGCATGGCCGGCGCTGGCGCTCAGGCTCGGGGCCGGGTGGGCCGGGATGGcgtgctgcgccgccatggccgccggcgCCGCTGCGTGCGTCCGCGGGTTCGGCGGCGTGAACCCCGTCGCCGGCGACCTCGCCAAGCCGTGCGTCGCCTGGGCCGTGCTCCTCGCCGTGATGAACTACAAGATGCTGTAGAGGGAGGAAAGACAGACAGAGGCTTCGCGAGTTGTCGTGTGGTGACACGTTGGGTGGCGAGTTTGTGTATGTACACAGTGCACGCGTGCGTAGTTTCTTGTATCTCGTCGCGAAATACTGCTATCTTTTTGTGTACTGTTGTTTAATACAGTATCTACAATTAATGTACTATGTACACGTAAATGTGATCGTGTTTATGTTTGTTTTTTGAAACTTCGATCGTGTTTATGTTGTGCTTAAATATTCGGCTGGTGTTCCTCTGGGTACAAGGTTTTTCATTCAGCTGCTTGACAAGTTGGCATGGCTTGTCGTCTCACTGATTTCTTCTGTGCGAACGTGAAGTAATTATCCTGATAAACGCAAACACTTAAGATCTTTTCATGGTAATAATACATGTCCTATTTACATAATACTAGCCCGTTGCAACGGAGGAAAAATGTTTCAAATAATCATGACTAAAGACCATAATAGGTTCATGTTCTCCCTTCTCACCCTAGGTCCATGTTCTTCCTTTTCACCCTGGCCGGACACAGAAAACACAAAAAGTGTGTGGTTCATGTCCTTCCTTCTCATCCTAGGTTCATGTTCTTCCTTTTCACCCTCGCCGGCGCTCCCTAGGTCCATGTTCTTTCTTTTCACCCAGACACACAAAACGCAAACCAGAAGTCCATGTCCTTCCTTCTCATCCTCGTCGGCGGCTTCAGTATGTGGTCCATGTCCTTCCTTCTCACCCTAGGTCCGGCGGCGGCTTCAGTGTTCACACAAAACATAAACCAGAGGTCCATGTCCTCGGCGGCGGCTTTAGTGTTCACACAAACCAGAACACGTTTGCATATGGTCAAGGTC is drawn from Aegilops tauschii subsp. strangulata cultivar AL8/78 chromosome 1, Aet v6.0, whole genome shotgun sequence and contains these coding sequences:
- the LOC109781741 gene encoding translocator protein homolog; the encoded protein is METATATQGQGLTRRAVGDADATPARMPGSGARATSRDPKRKLGRAKRGLRSLAAAVTVSAALTAAAFYASGAGSSSGTTKAPSAAMVAIARAGSVAAEAVMALAAWMVWAEGGLHGRPGATLAPFAAQLLAAAAWPALALRLGAGWAGMACCAAMAAGAAACVRGFGGVNPVAGDLAKPCVAWAVLLAVMNYKML